tcgactgaaaatgacatcaccattTTATGCTGTGTTTCTTTCCACAGGCACCATATTTCTGGCCGTCTAATTGTTGGGAGCCTGAAAACACAGACTATGgtaaaaatgtgttcattttcaattaccgtattttccggactataaggcgcaccggactataaggtgcacctttaatgaatggcccattttaaaattttgtccatatataaggtggactggactataaggcgcaccattaatgcaatcacaatataataatttgaaatagtgaaaacaatatatcaataatgttaatatcacacaacacatttggcccgcgggccagaatttggtccatatataaggcgcactggactataaggcgcactgtcggcttttgagaaaattagagATTTTTAGGTATGCctaatagtccggaaaatacggtattgttatttttttttttttgtaatgaatgATTTGATTGCCTGCTCTCACAAAATTTAACCTCAGCAGCACACAGAATTTCAACATCATACCGAATAATATTGAGTTGTCCTTTTTGGTTAAAACAATTCCAAAGCTTTCAAACACTCATATTTGGAATGAAGTGGGCAGATGTGAAACGTAAATCTGGAACAAGCGGAGGCAGGCAGAAAGTGAGCgcgtcacaacaacaacaacacaacaaacaaaCCCGTTTATGATTTGTCTCGGAAACGATCATGTTCAAACAAGAGTAATGGAGCGCCTGGCCTTCTCTGGCAGATTGAAAATTGCAATATATCAAGATTTGGCTGAAAAAACACAATAAACTACACCGTGCCACACCGAAGCAACATGTCAACAAGATTACTCCGTCGTCATTTCACTTGGTGTCCTTCAACTTGATGGATGAAGCGTGAGAAGCCCGCTGAGTTTTTTACATCTCGACCTGATAATCCCTGAGCAACAGAGAGGAGAAAGTGATTAGAAGAAGAGGAGGGTATTAGATGCATGGATGAGTAGATGGATGTGAAAATGAAAACTCATAATGCTCCCTGTGTGCCCCCGCAGCCATCTATCTGTGCAAGCGGACCATGCAGAATAAAACCAGGCTGGAGCTGGCGGATTACGAAGCGGTAAGTACCAAATATTCCCTCCAACCTATTATTTATTGATCCGTTTGGGCTAGCAGATGTGACCATGATGTATCGATTTTTTTCTCTATGTCTTTGAGATAATCATTTTATTCAATAGGAGAATCTTGCTAGGCTACAGAGAGCCTTTGCCAGGAAGTGGGAGTTCATCTACATGCAGGCTGAGGCCCAGGTCAAGTAAGTGGGCTCGGTTACTATGGCAACAAGTATAACCAAAGCAATAACATCAGTATTGTTTGCTCAACTGTCATGGAAGTAGTAAATTGTCAAATCCTCCATATTACTTGTCGGTATCAGTCCACCATACCCTTGAGACTTAATAACCGGCACAACCCTCAAGTAGCGATTCGCTCTCCTCATCTAGTGTTGATAAGTAGTATTTCTCAGCCCGACTCATCTCCTCTGCAGGATTGACAGGAAAAAAGATAAAACCGAGAGGAAGATCCTTGACAGCCAGGAGAGAGCCTTCTGGGATGTCCACCGGCCCGTGGTAAGCCCCTGACTGCACACGGGGGGATTGATGCTGCTGCACTCCTTATCTCACACCTCCTCTTCTCTGAAAGTTGAAAAGTAAGGGTCTATGTTGTTGATCTCCACAGCCTGGATGTGTGAACACCACGGAGATGGACATCAGGAAATGCAGACGCATGAAGAATCCCCATAGAGTTAAGAAGGTACACCATGTTTTGGTACACCACTTAATTTCACATCTGATGACTGAgcaagtatttttatttatttttaatataaaaatatttaaaagtgaATTTACCCCAAATGTCCCCTTCTGCAATGCATTTTTTACaccaccaggggtgtcaaactcatttttttggcgggccgcattgtagtcatagcttctttccgagggccattataaataaaataaatgtatgagcacctcatattatttacagtaaaagctacaaaacaaacgttttcaaaacagaccagtaaaaactggtcaaatatttaacaaaaaagatattaaagacaatttgcaattctagtaatgacacaataaaatgatgtggcgggccgtatctgacccCCGGGCCTTTTTAGTTTTTATAATGGCCCCAGTTTGACCTTGGAACTAATGATTTTCATTgcagtagtttaaaaaaaaaaaaaaaaaatggtgcatgcTATTTGTTGATAAAGTTTCCAGTGAAACATGTTTTGACCTTTTGACCTGCTCCTCATCATCCTACAACGGGACCAGTCAGTGTATGGTTTGGCAGAGGAGGGCACCCAGTCACGAAGTCCAATCCATACTCCTTCTCACCACTCTAGAAAGGGAACAAAAGAGGATGTGGAGAAAGAGGTAATATTTCGAAACGATGTCAAAATAATTCGTgtctaataatttattttcttcaTACAGATCTTATTCCTGAATGCCCAGCTCGATCGGCACTGTATGAAAATGTCCAAAGTTGCTGAAAGGTAAAATCATAAAAATCCACATGGAAATATTGACACTTCTCAAAAAGTCAAGTCAGTGAGCTCAAAACTATCATTACTGGCCGTCAAGTGGTCCACCGCGCCTCCTTGACCGTTTAACCTGCTGACATGGATCATTGGACTAAGTTAATTGGTGCTTGACAGAAGACACGCTTGGACTGTTAGCCCATGAAACAACTCGGCGTGCAGGATCAATCACGAGCATTAACGACAAAGCATCAGACTGTAATTGATTTTTTAACCGCATGTCTGTTACGAGTGGAGAAAATACTCGAGTAACTAACAACCGATaaacaacacaaataaataattggCCTTCCAAGAGCCACGGAAATGGCCATTAATATAAGCTATTGTAATTTTATGCACAGATTGAACAATGTGCTTAAATATATGAAAATGGAGGACAACACAAGTATGTAAATAaatctttttaatttttgttttctcacTTGTGTGATGTCAGTCTGATAAGCTACACTGAGCAGTACTTGGAGTACGACCCCTTGGTGACACCACAGGATCCGTCTAACCCTTGGACTAGCGACGACCAATCCTTCTGGGACTTGGAGGCCAGGtactctcaaaaattttcaattttgaaaataaatcctGTTGTGGATTCCGTgatcatttgtcatttttaccccccccccccccagatcaTTTTTggggattatttatttatacagggCCTCTTGCATGCACTCACACAATCCAAATCCGTCTTTATTTTCTCGTCACCGAGCTGACTTAAAGCGGACGTattctttaaataaataattgagcAGCTTTTTGCACTGAATGGGTGTCAGCGAGACATAATAAAAGGAGCTCAGTGCAGTAGATTTAACAGCTCCATAAAGCTCCGTGTGGGATATTTACCGGTAATTACTTTGAGTAATGGGCTCTTTTCTGGAGCACTAAAGAAAAACTCGGAGGTCACTCATATTAatcaatccaaatcaaatcacagTATATGTGTTGGAGAGGGACAATGTCAAAGTATTGAATGGTTGGCGCTATGATGGAAATGAAATGAATCAAATGCAAGTGAACAAGTTGCAGGGAAGTACGGTATCTGAAAggaaaatatattatataatgtATCGGTGCAGATATTTATTTTGCGGTATCAATATTTGCAAAGTTTGCCAATACCGGTATTGGCTGCCCGATTTATGCTTTTATGCTTTTATTCTGGTttcttgtgtgtttttatttctagtcttgtttctgtagcactttgagattcctttctgaaaagtgctttacaaataaaatgtattattattattattaaaaactaCAATTTagaaatttgaagaaaaaattgCTCTTAATTTCATGCAATTGTAAGGACAATTAATATATTGCGCTCCCTGGCTGTTGCATTTATATATTCTGAGGTTGcgaataaaaacattaaaaaaatcaaataaataataaataaataaataaataaataaataaataaatatccatccatccatccattttctgaaccgcttagtccccacgggggtcgcgggcgtgctggagcctatcccagccgtcatcgggcagtaggcgggggacaccctgaactggttgccagccaatcgcagggcacacagagacagacaaccaatcgcactcacactcacacctagggacaatttggagtcttcaatcggcctaccaagcatgtttttggaatgtgggaggaaaccggagtgcccggagaaaacccacgcgggcccggggagaacatgcaaactccacacagggagggccggaggtggaatcgaacccgcaccctcctaactgtgaggcggacgtgctacccagtgcgccaccgagccgcctatataaataaataaataaattaaattaaattaaattaaattaaattaacaaataaataaataaataaataaatgtgcagTCCATGGgtttttggtaaataaatggtaACAGTGTTTTttgtaactaactaactaattaAAATATTGCGCAGTCCACGTGTTTTTGGTGGTACGAAGGTACAGTACGTCTCACTTTGCTCTTGTCGACTTAAAGCAAGGAGCCTGGTCAGCAGAGGGTGAAGAAGTGGGGTTTCTCCCTGGAGGAGGCTCTGAAGGACCCAGCGGGACGCGATCTCTTCCTCAAGTTCCTGGAGTCCGAGTTTAGCTCTGAAAACCTTCGGTGAGCGCACGACCTTCTGCTTCTTGTTTTGCTGGATGAATcgtaaaaaaaacttgaatgtTTTTACAGCTTCTGGTTGGCAGTGCAGGACCTCAAGAGAATCCCACAGCAGGAAGTAGTACAGAGAGCGGAGGAAATCTGGGCCGAGTTCCTGGCTGAAGGAGCTCCCAGTTCCATCAATCTGGACTCTCACAGCTATGAACGCACAAGTCACAACCTCAAAGATCCTGGACGCTACAGCTATGAGGACGCACAGGTGAGGGATGCAACTAGTAAAACATTTATCGGATAAATTGCACAATTCATCTACTCAAATCTTTTCCTTACATTCAGGATCACATCTACAAACTGATGAAGAGTGACAGCTACACTCGCTTTCTTCGCTCCAACGTCTATCAAGACCTTTTGAACTCAAGAAAGAAGGTGTGTAGTTAAATTTTGTAAGTCacgacaaaacaaaatggactagtactaattttttttatgtttactaAAACATGTCAGACATATTGATTGCTTTTTTCCCGTAGCTGGAAACCGAGCAGGGCCGACGGACCTCACTGGAGAAGTTCACGCGCAGTGTGGTGAGTTTCAAAGTCTCAAACTTTATGTCCTCTTGCTTCTATAAGAATATTTTTACCTCCAGGGCAAGTCGTTGACCGGGAAACGTCTGACGGGCCTCATGCAGTCATCCTGACCAGATCTGAGTTGGATTCTCTGTACCCAAAGGACCCTGGCATGTGTGGTTTTGTGCGGGAGGCCATGACGGCGCCCCATCGCTGGACCGGACCGCCAACGTGGTCGTGATTCTCCCCAGAGGAGTTAAAGAAGGCCGACAGCATGCAATAAATCATCCAAGCTGGGACAGCAGATTGACAGTGCGGAgggcacagacaaaaaaaaaaaaaataatacaaaaagtaaGAAGTCAAAAAAGGGGGACTCGTCCAATCCACCTGACTGGGTTCTTTCTCCACTCGTGTTTCTATGGAAACGAGCTGCTGAAGCTATCCATTTACTTTAATTGATGTAAAGAAAATGAACATTGGCTGACAACTTAATAAGATTAATGCTGGAGTTTAGAACttctatggatggatggacagggaAAATATTCAGGATGACTGCCCACTCTTGAGTACACCTGCTGGAACATTGCACAAATGGTGAAGGTTAGAAATTCAACTCTGTATGGTGACTTTACAAAAAAGTAATACTTCAAATGATACATGCGTAGATATTTTTTCCAATCTTCCAAACATTCCACCTCATGCAGACACAGCTTCAAATGTAGTGGGCAACTCTATAAGCATTATCTtatgtaaaaaagaaaagaaaagaatgatAATAAAAGAGGAATGCACATGATGATGATTTGGCATGTTATTATTATGGacaggagaaaacgtgcatgcaTTCACGGgggatttaaaatatatatatattatatattatcgaTGATCAAAtatttcaggtcaagacgctcgtcccggtcacgtgacatgattccccagtcgagcccgcaaagttaCCATAAATGAGtaagattttattttgaaaaatataaaaaaattgggGATTCTCTCCcgattacatccgtcggttcacCTGTACTTATTGACACAGGTAAATTCACGCACGTCCCGAAGcttgcaaaaatgagtaagaaaaagAGATGTTTGCAGGAAAAGGCACAATGTGGAGACAGAAGAAGAGGATACAATttccaagaaaaagaaaactggattaaaatcaattcggaataTCCCGAGATCGCCACAAAAGCACTGAAAATCCTGCTTCCTTTTCCAACGGGATTTTCTGCGGATACAGCGACCAAAATAAAGCTCCGGAGCAGAAacttaatggtgagttttatttttatgcacgTTGTatctgtttttatgccagtcgtatcattttatttcatcgtatttatatatttaatataaatttatttatttatataaaggctggtccgtgaaaatattgtctgacatgtaAAGTTTGGGGATCGtgataaaataaacatatttccAACACACCAACCGATTTAGCAAATTTAAGACGCAGCAGCTGCAAAGAAACGTATTGCTGATGCAGTAGCGCCATCTACCGGAAATGAATTGAAGTACACTTAGAAATGACCTTAAAATGAATCAACCCAGATTATTTTCCCTGTTATATATATTTGAATGATAATCATGGTTTTGATAATCACAATGTGTATATCTTATTTAGTGGTTGTTTGCTTTAATGGGTTATTTAGACAACACGGTCTAAATTAATCAATATTTCTATATCTGCATGgaacaataaattaaattgaaaatatttctCAAATAATTTAATAGTAGAGATATTGCAAATGAAGGACTGCCAGTCAACAATCAAGTAAATAAAGCTTTATTCATTTGTGTAGCAGCACCTTTTAAAACTGTGGCATAGCAAGAAACAAGCAGAATTATGCCTTAAGATATTTTAGTGAGTTAGAGATTTCAAATTAGTCACTGTGATTTTGACTTTGGGGTTCATAGCAGCAAATATAAAATGATACTGATTATTCTTATTGGTAGATTTAATGCTGGGGTGAAAGGgcgcaaacacacaaaacagtaCTTTGTTACACTTTTACATATTTATTGACCCTACCAAAATGGATCTGCTACATTTAACCAGCGTAGGGAAAATGGCAAGTAGTTGAATGGGCCGGTTGGTTGCTAAGCAGCAATGGCGGGGCAGGAAAGTGGTTGGACTCCTTTGATTTCTAGAGCTTTGTTGAAGTGCACATCCATGGTCTTTGAGGCTTTGGTGATCTTCAGGTTCCTCATGCAACCTCTGAAGGACGTGCGGCTGGTCAGAGCAGCCTGACGGACACCGTCTGGACGAGACATGGAGAACGTTGATGTAAAACTTTGTTTAGTATTGTGAATGAAACTTCTGCGTCATACCCGGGTAGCCTCCCACATAAATGGGGTCGTTGGTGTCACAGGTGTTGGAGCGTGCATTGGAACTCTGAGCTTGACTCTGCTTCCCATCCACCAGCAGCTCCACCCTGTGGCGAATCTTGTTGGCGACGACAGAGTGCCACTGGCCGTCACAGAACCCGTCGCCGTCGGGCACGTGCAGCGCCGTGATTCGTCCGGCGCCGTTGTCCACGTGGAAGAGCAGCTGGAAGTAGATCAAATTAGGGCAGTGTCGTATCATTTTGTATAATCTCAAATAATTCATCATACCCGGCCCTGGATAATTTCTAGACCGAGTCCTTCGTTGCCTTGATTACTGATGGTCAAAAGGACGCCGTTAGTTCTGCTGGTTCGGAACTGCAATGCGATGGACACATCCAGACCCACTCGATAGTTGGCCACTAGAAAAAATGAGTAAtttagagttaaaaaaaaaacaaggtggtTTTATTTGGTTTGCATCACATCATTTGTGATGTATGTACCTGCTTTCAAAAATCCGGTTCCGTCAAAATAAGTTCCTGGCTCGGTGGCGGAGAAACATCTCCCGACCATGTGACTGGACGTTGGCGTCTCCATATCAAGTTTAAAGTCTTCAGTAAGCGCCTCGGCACGACCTGGCACAAGGATTACAATGACTCATAAACAAATAAGTAGGAATTCATTTTTGGATATTTGAAAAGTATTCTTACCCGGAGCGGCAGGCTTTGTGGTGACGGCACCTCCCACCATCTTTAAGCGACGCAGGCACCCGTTGATGCTGAAAAGAATCTACAAGCAGAAGTTTGCGCTCTTAGTATTTTGTGCATTtcttatataccgtattttccgcactataaggcgcacctaaaaacctcaaattttctcagtgcgccttataaatc
This genomic stretch from Syngnathus scovelli strain Florida chromosome 20, RoL_Ssco_1.2, whole genome shotgun sequence harbors:
- the LOC125990272 gene encoding regulator of G-protein signaling 6, which translates into the protein MAEAPIQPQQQTEEEEEQQSEEQLSSEADEDVEDPKEDAQTPPTRPLLSMRSLSIVDPDDDSPNMIVYRKIEDIVTLIQDETEGVPIRTVKSFMTKIPSVVTGTDIVQWMMKNLSIEDPAEAMHIGSLIAAQGYFFPISDHVLSLKDDGTFYRFQAPYFWPSNCWEPENTDYAIYLCKRTMQNKTRLELADYEAENLARLQRAFARKWEFIYMQAEAQVKIDRKKDKTERKILDSQERAFWDVHRPVPGCVNTTEMDIRKCRRMKNPHRVKKSVYGLAEEGTQSRSPIHTPSHHSRKGTKEDVEKEILFLNAQLDRHCMKMSKVAESLISYTEQYLEYDPLVTPQDPSNPWTSDDQSFWDLEASKEPGQQRVKKWGFSLEEALKDPAGRDLFLKFLESEFSSENLRFWLAVQDLKRIPQQEVVQRAEEIWAEFLAEGAPSSINLDSHSYERTSHNLKDPGRYSYEDAQDHIYKLMKSDSYTRFLRSNVYQDLLNSRKKLETEQGRRTSLEKFTRSVGKSLTGKRLTGLMQSS